The Humulus lupulus chromosome 4, drHumLupu1.1, whole genome shotgun sequence genome has a window encoding:
- the LOC133828838 gene encoding F-box/kelch-repeat protein At3g23880-like codes for MAMVVSNSKLKIRCWSDGCCKLPMEIIEEIVLRSDAKSVIRFKCVSRYWLSRLSEPSFMNAYHKRQVPRTLMGVHFTGWSVFLSGRGGCVDLFSVRISENFDQISSQVYSFERKASEMVFMGSDSGVICLRGRYDNSVYLWNPAIEKHKKLPRTPPPPSNLNLHIFLYGFGYEPLTNDFKVVAVGGGGERSGYGSMLCGNFFLKGEQVSVYSSKSDSWKTMVMPDLISSDQHDNHSTLMVVITSMGSVVVSDSIHWPIAIHRLTPRYEKLADDVVAFDLSSEEFKLIKAPSSLKNKGFINRSISNFCGCLSLNTSSLSCIEIWVMKKYGVWDSWTKYLYVDFANQTVPSSLRKHFRPHFRPLGVSHNGNLLLESRSLDVKNRYVLSFYDPKSRTVYYIGERESRYYFANYAESIFLG; via the coding sequence ATGGCAATGGTGGTCAGTAATTCGAAATTGAAAATTAGGTGTTGGAGCGATGGCTGCTGCAAATTACCAATGGAGATAATTGAGGAGATAGTGTTAAGATCAGATGCAAAATCTGTGATACGGTTCAAGTGTGTGAGCAGATATTGGTTGTCCAGATTAAGTGAGCCAAGTTTCATGAATGCCTACCACAAACGACAGGTACCTCGTACCCTCATGGGCGTCCATTTCACTGGTTGGTCTGTGTTTCTCAGTGGTCGTGGAGGTTGTGTGGATCTATTTTCAGTTCGTATCTCCGAAAACTTCGATCAGATTTCTTCTCAGGTATACAGTTTTGAGAGGAAGGCTTCGGAAATGGTCTTTATGGGCAGTGATAGTGGTGTGATTTGCTTGCGAGGACGATATGATAATTCTGTTTATCTTTGGAACCCCGCAATCGAAAAGCATAAGAAACTTCCTCGAACTCCGCCCCCTCCTTCTAATCTTAACCTTCATATTTTTTTGTATGGATTTGGGTACGAACCATTGACCAATGATTTCAAAGTGGTGGCTGTAGGTGGTGGAGGTGAACGGTCTGGCTATGGAAGTATGCTGTGTGGTAACTTCTTTCTAAAAGGTGAACAAGTTTCAGTATATAGTTCGAAAAGCGATTCATGGAAAACTATGGTCATGCCTGACCTTATCTCTTCAGATCAACATGATAATCACTCTACCCTGATGGTTGTTATTACGTCTATGGGGTCCGTTGTTGTTAGTGACTCTATTCATTGGCCAATCGCTATTCACCGTTTAACACCTAGATATGAAAAATTGGCTGATGACGTAGTTGCTTTTGATCTAAGTAGTGAGGAATTTAAGCTCATTAAAGCCCCTTCATCTTTAAAAAATAAGGGCTTTATCAATAGAAGTATCTCTAACTTTTGTGGCTGCCTATCTCTGAATACTTCATCATTGTCATGTATCGAGATATGGGTGATGAAGAAATATGGTGTGTGGGATTCTTGGACTAAATATCTTTACGTGGACTTTGCTAACCAAACTGTGCCATCATCCTTAAGAAAACACTTCCGGCCACACTTCCGGCCATTAGGTGTTTCACATAATGGTAACCTCTTACTTGAATCAAGAAGCCTTGATGTGAAGAACAGGTATGTTCTATCCTTTTATGATCCTAAGAGTAGGACAGTCTACTATATTGGTGAACGGGAGAGTCGTTACTACTTTGCTAATTATGCTGAGAGTATCTTTCTAGGTTAA